One Mobula birostris isolate sMobBir1 chromosome 4, sMobBir1.hap1, whole genome shotgun sequence DNA window includes the following coding sequences:
- the LOC140196940 gene encoding LOW QUALITY PROTEIN: UDP-GalNAc:beta-1,3-N-acetylgalactosaminyltransferase 1-like (The sequence of the model RefSeq protein was modified relative to this genomic sequence to represent the inferred CDS: deleted 1 base in 1 codon) yields the protein MYYTVSPLSRKEDLWHSTVHVLLRNQWNFNSPHLKCEGDNHFLVILVATRPNEVEARQAIRVTWGQKRMWLGKKVLTLFLIGRDAEHENQGKQPVQEEFAQYGDIISQNFIDSYNNLTLKTIMAFQWISEFCPNAEYVMKIDSDVFLNTKNLVNYLLKVNKSVSSDFFTGYPFINTGPHRGFVKKAYISKADYPFSIYPPYCSGLGYVFSGELSLKIFKLMGHIKPFRFEDVFVGICLKILDVNLHIPEKELFFLNQLKFDKCLFSRLIAVHGFTPQQLNSYWEDLQGLENTC from the exons ATGTACTACACAGTATCTCCACTTAGTCGAAAGGAGGATCTTTGGCATTCTACAGTACATGTGCTTCTCAGGAACCAG TGGAACTTCAATTCTCCGCATCTGAAATGTGAAGGTGACAATCATTTTCTAGTTATACTGGTTGCTACAAGACCAAATGAAGTAGAAGCTCGGCAGGCAATCAGAGTAACGTGGGGACAGAAACGGATGTGGTTGGGCAAAAAAGTCTTGACTCTGTTCTTGATTGGAAGAGATGCTGAACATGAAAATCAAGGGAAGCAACCAGTGCAAGAAGAATTTGCTCAATATGGAGATATAATTAGTCAGAATTTTATTGACTCTTACAATAACCTGACCTTGAAGACAATAATGGCATTTCAGTGGATTTCAGAGTTTTGTCCCAATGCTGAATATGTGATGAAAATAGACTCTGATGTATTTCTAAATACAAAGAATTTAGTTAATTATCTGCTAAAAGTTAACAAAAGTGTTTCCAGTGACTTTTTTACAGGCTATCCCTTTATCAACACAGGACCACACCGAGGTTTTGTTAAAAAGGCATACATTTCAAAAGCTGACTACCCTTTTAGTATATATCCTCCATATTGTAGTGGCCTTGGTTATGTT TTTTCTGGGGAATTGAGTTTAAAGATTTTTAAGTTGATGGGGCATATTAAACCATTTAGATTTGAGGATGTATTTGTTGGCATTTGTTTGAAGATATTAGATGTAAATCTACATATTCCAGAAAAAGAGTTGTTCTTCCTAAACCAGCTGAAATTTGACAAATGTCTGTTCAGCAGGTTAATTGCAGTACACGGCTTCACTCCACAGCAGCTGAACAGTTATTGGGAGGATCTTCAAGGATTGGAGAATACCTGTTGA